The nucleotide sequence AATCCACCCGGCGCGCTCGGCTCGGCCCATCCGCGGCCACGGGCCGGAGTCGAAGGCCGCACGAGAGCTGGCCACCGCCCGGCGGGCATCCTTCTCACCGCCCTCGGCTGCCTGGGCCCAGACCTCGCGGGTCCACGGGTTGTAGACATCGAAGCGGCCACCGTCGAGCGACTCGACCTCGACGCCGTCGATGATGTGCCCGAAGAATTCCACGTCAGCTCTTCCCCTCCGACGACGGCTGGTCCTGCGAAACCTGTTGCGCTGCAGCCCGCTTCTCCGCGAGCGTCACCCCGCCGGCCGACCAGTGCGTCGGCGGCACCTCACGGACGACGACCCGCACGCTGGCATCCGGTGCGTCCACCGCGCGAACCACCGCTTCGTGCACCTCGCGCATCAACGCGCGGATCTGCTCCGGGGTGCGTCCGGTCGCCAGGGTCACCTCGACCAGGGGCATCAGGCGCTCGCTCCGGTGCCGGCCTCGGCTGCGGGGCCACCGTTGAGGTAGACCGATCCCAGCGAGGTGAAGTGGCAGGCCACGCTCGATCCGGGTGGCGCGAACACGGCGTCCGTCATGCCGCCGGTCAGCACGATCCAACCGGCCTCGAGCTTCTTGCCGCGGCGCCCGAGATCGTTGACCGCCAGGGCGAGCGCCTCGGCCGGGTGACCCTGGACCGCCGCGCCGGTGGCCGAGTCGACGATCGCGCCGTCCACCTCGACCATCACCGCCTCCATGGCCAGGTCCAGGCCGTCGGCCGGCAGC is from Kineosporiaceae bacterium and encodes:
- a CDS encoding tautomerase family protein, whose product is MPLVEVTLATGRTPEQIRALMREVHEAVVRAVDAPDASVRVVVREVPPTHWSAGGVTLAEKRAAAQQVSQDQPSSEGKS